In Pyrus communis chromosome 1, drPyrComm1.1, whole genome shotgun sequence, the following are encoded in one genomic region:
- the LOC137745967 gene encoding splicing factor 3B subunit 6-like protein produces the protein MSTISLRKVNTRLPPEVNRVLYVRNLPFNISSEEMYDIVGKYGAIRQIRIGTNKDTRGTAFVVYEDIYDAKTAVDHLSGFNVANRYLIVLYYQQAKMGKKSDTKKKEDEMARMQEKYGVSTKDK, from the coding sequence ATGAGCACAATCAGCCTCCGCAAGGTCAACACCCGCCTCCCGCCGGAAGTCAACCGCGTGCTCTATGTCCGCAACCTCCCCTTCAACATCTCGAGCGAGGAGATGTACGACATCGTCGGCAAGTACGGCGCAATACGGCAGATTCGCATCGGGACGAATAAGGACACCAGAGGCACCGCATTCGTCGTTTACGAGGACATCTACGACGCCAAAACGGCGGTGGATCACCTCTCCGGCTTCAACGTTGCGAACCGGTACCTCATCGTGCTCTACTACCAGCAGGCGAAGATGGGCAAGAAGTCCGAcacgaagaagaaggaggacgAGATGGCCAGGATGCAGGAGAAGTACGGCGTCTCCACCAAAGATAAGTGA
- the LOC137745976 gene encoding histidine kinase 5-like, with the protein MVWDMDADNIDDMDMEVLRSMWPDDIGADGGKQFNMDNPGRDEDMLEEVTFLEEPTIVDFQRLVELTDYTDKGSSQLAFLVKHWEYKQANAVRLLREELDSLSKQRQEVELKKLEILEDHLFESESYGGDKRPISILDEVYEIWPEIAPKKHDVVVQTKKVEVEPEYDTVAYWKQRAMQLEKVLEASAEREQILVEKLQESIQSLESQSSPVEELSQILKRADNFLHFVLQNAPVVIGHQDKELRYRFIYNHFPSLQEEDIIGRTDVEIFSGAGVKEAQDFKKEVLEKGIPAKREMTFETPLFGTKTFLIYVEPVFSKAGETIGINYMGMDVTDQVRKREKMAKLREEIAVQKAKETELNKTIHITEETMRAKQMLATMSHEIRSPLSGVVSMAEILTTTKLDREQHQLLDVMLSSGDLVLQLINDILDLSKVESGVMKLETTKFRPREVVRHVLQTAAASLQKILTLEGHVSEDVPVEVIGDVLRIRQILTNLISNAIKFTHEGKVGIKLYVVSDPSFEEDEGCPQNPNTVQSTVSENGPEAEKPTSQTSCDQQGFDGDRPHQNHSLNDEPRTPAKREVSMDAADQEDEPRLPETKTVWLRCDVYDTGIGIPENALPSLFKRYMQVSADHARKYGGTGLGLAICKQLVELMGGQLTVSSKEKCGSTFTFVLPYKVSTSSEKHSDDPDDSDEASDIASQDGATDEVADSYFQFQPRTLGSLFSSNGAARTQNLLPHKMGFTGSHKLDGFARNSYSFPNGGIGSEEIALVENSCPEGDFAETLSEPKRSSASHIRDPNSENPASTNKQGRDDMDNRFQDSRSTNSSHPSEERRETAVAAPTREPQGTCKRHEKPDADSESTSSSSNLPKPTSKPRILLVEDNKINVMVAQNMMKRLGHSIDVANNGMEAVHAVQRCRYNLILMDVHMPVMDGLQTTRIIRSFEETGNWDAAEKAGIELPLPSSETLQNGHGCTPSGKRIPIIAMTANAFSESAEECFKSGMDSFVPKPVTFQKLKDRLQQYLDD; encoded by the exons ATGGTTTGGGATATGGACGCCGACAACATCGACGACATGGACATGGAAGTCCTCCGTTCCATGTGGCCTGACGACATCGGAGCTGATGGCGGAAAGCAATTCAACATGGACAACCCGGGGCGAGATGAGGACATGTTGGAGGAGGTGACATTCTTAGAGGAACCAACAATCGTTGATTTTCAGCGTCTTGTCGAGCTGACAGACTACACCGATAAGGGCTCTTCGCAACTTGCATTCCTCGTAAAACACTGGGAGTATAAGCAGGCAAACGCCGTGCGCCTTCTCAGAGAAGAACTCGACAGCTTAAGCAAGCAGAGGCAGGAAGTTGAGCTCAAGAAGTTGGAGATATTGGAAGACCATCTCTTCGAGTCAGAGAGTTATGGAGGTGACAAGCGCCCCATTTCGATTTTGGATGAAGTTTATGAGATATGGCCGGAAATTGCCCCGAAGAAACATGACGTTGTTGTGCAGACAAAGAAGGTCGAGGTAGAACCCGAGTATGATACTGTTGCGTACTGGAAGCAGAGGGCAATGCAATTGGAGAAAGTGTTGGAGGCGAGCGCCGAGAGAGAGCAGATTCTTGTGGAAAAATTGCAGGAAAGCATTCAGAGTCTCGAAAGTCAGTCATCGCCGGTCGAAGAGCTGTCTCAGATTTTGAAAAGAGCTGATAATTTCTTGCATTTTGTTCTTCAGAATGCACCTGTTGTTATCGGCCACCAG GATAAAGAATTGCGGTATCGGTTCATCTATAATCACTTCCCAAGTTTGCAAGAGGAG GACATTATAGGAAGAAcagatgttgaaattttttctgGAGCCGGCGTCAAAGAAGCTCAGGATTTCAAGAAAGAGGTTCTTGAGAAAGGCATACCTGCAAAAAGGGAGATGACATTTGAAACGCCCTTGTTCGGGACGAAAACGTTTTTGATATATGTAGAACCTGTCTTCAGCAAGGCAGGAGAAACAATTGGTATAAATTACATGGGGATGGATGTCACCGATCAG GTgaggaaaagagagaagatGGCAAAGCTTCGAGAAGAGATCGCAGTCCAGAAAGCCAAGGAAACAGAACTGAACAAAACAATTCACATCACAGAGGAGACAATGCGAGCGAAACAGATGCTGGCAACAATGTCTCATGAGATAAGATCACCTCTTTCCGGGGTTGTTAGCATGGCTGAGATTCTCACCACCACAAAACTTGATCGCGAGCAACACCAGCTTTTGGACGTCATGTTATCTTCGGGAGATTTGGTCCTTCAACTGATAAACGACATCCTTGACCTTTCCAAGGTCGAGTCAG GAGTAATGAAGTTGGAAACTACAAAATTCCGGCCACGAGAGGTAGTAAGGCACGTACTACAGACTGCGGCAGCATCGTTGCAGAAAATTTTGACCCTGGAAGGGCATGTATCTGAGGATGTTCCTGTGGAG GTCATCGGTGACGTTTTAAGAATTCGTCAAATCCTAACCAATTTGATCAGTAATGCAATCAAGTTTACTCATGAAGGCAAAGTTGGGATAAAACTTTACGTGGTATCGGACCCGTCTTTTGAAGAGGACGAAGGATGCCCTCAAAACCCGAATACAGTTCAATCGACGGTTTCAGAGAATGGACCGGAAGCAGAGAAACCAACATCTCAAACTTCTTGTGACCAACAAGGTTTCGATGGAGACCGACCACACCAAAATCACTCACTTAACGACGAACCTAGAACCCCGGCTAAGCGTGAAGTTTCGATGGATGCAGCAGATCAAGAGGATGAACCTCGTTTGCCCGAAACGAAAACGGTTTGGTTACGATGTGATGTCTACGACACCGGAATCGGAATACCGG AAAATGCTTTACCTTCTCTGTTCAAAAGATACATGCAAGTCAGTGCTGATCATGCTCGAAAATATGGAGGGACAGGATTAGGACTAGCAATATGCAAACAACTG GTTGAGCTAATGGGGGGTCAGCTCACAGTATCTAGCAAAGAAAAATGTGGGTCGACATTTACGTTTGTCCTACCGTACAAGGTTTCGACATCATCCGAAAAACATTCCGACGACCCCGATGATTCTGATGAAGCATCGGATATAGCGAGTCAAGACGGTGCAACTGATGAAGTAGCCGACAGCTATTTCCAGTTCCAGCCGCGAACTTTAGGTTCTCTGTTCTCTTCTAATGGAGCTGCCAGGACCCAAAACTTATTACCCCACAAAATGGGGTTTACCGGTTCACATAAACTCGATGGGTTTGCACGAAACTCATACTCGTTTCCAAACGGTGGCATCGGATCGGAGGAGATCGCTTTGGTTGAAAACTCTTGCCCAGAAGGTGATTTTGCCGAGACATTATCAGAACCAAAGCGCTCCTCAGCCAGCCACATCCGAGATCCTAATAGTGAAAATCCAGCTAGTACAAACAAACAGGGTCGAGATGACATGGATAATCGATTCCAAGACTCTAGAAGTACAAATTCAAGTCATCCTTCagaggaaagaagagaaacaGCTGTAGCAGCACCCACAAGAGAACCCCAAGGAACATGCAAGAGGCACGAGAAACCCGACGCAGACTCAGAGAGTACCAGCAGCAGTTCAAATTTACCAAAACCAACATCGAAACCTAGGATTCTTCTTGTTGAAGATAACAAGATTAACGTTATGGTGGCACAGAACATGATGAAACGGTTAGGCCATAGCATTGATGTTGCGAACAATGGCATGGAAGCTGTGCATGCAGTTCAACGCTGTAGATACAATCTCATCTTGATG GATGTTCACATGCCAGTTATGGATGGCCTTCAAACTACAAGAATTATACGTTCTTTCGAAGAAACTGGCAACTGGGATGCCGCTGAGAAAGCTGGAATTGAGCTTCCTCTGCCTTCATCAGAAACATTACAGAACGGTCATGGTTGCACACCTTCTGGAAAGCGAATCCCCATCATAGCG ATGACAGCAAATGCATTTTCAGAGAGTGCAGAAGAATGCTTCAAAAGTGGAATGGACTCATTCGTGCCAAAGCCCGTAACATTCCAAAAATTGAAGGACCGTCTCCAACAATACCTAGATGATTAA
- the LOC137737273 gene encoding ubiquitin carboxyl-terminal hydrolase 18-like, protein MHVAGVSLDLNWFLHFIFSVFIIAFCLLHLVKNTASKYFEVDASFEGGGDGGDRTPILGALMEDPVCVVCGNSGSRRCSRCKAVRYCSSKCQEKHWKLGHKTECKDFQPSGRVNSAQNTLSNRRFKTSGVGGKTFPGLALVPAHGISKRIKKPKEILFSYDEFVELFNWDKPGFPPCGLLNCGNSCFANVVLQCLSSTRPLVAYLLEKGHRRECIREDWCFLCEFQIHLQRASQSLQSFSPTNIISRLQNIGGNLGYGRQEDAHEFMRFAIDTMQSVCLGEFGGEKAVHPSSQETTLIQHIFGGQLQSQVICTKCENISNQYENMMDLTVEIHGDASSLEECLDQFTIKEWLDGDNMYKCDGCNDYVKAWKRLTVKRAPNILTIALKRFQSGRFGKINKRVTFPETLDLNPYMSEAGDSTNIYKLYAVVVHIDMLNASYFGHYICYTKDFSGNWYKIDDSKVATVNLEEVLSQGAYMLLYSRVQPRASCLRTEPPKKKEEMMNGEVEPCQKKQLECSVAKSADPTHNSGSVPSDTSLPPQIPSCTTDSAAVIHGEVAIEHSDNADLKLKLLPTVSKEVCIVENGTVNSPSRPSVSREISICEKDPAGELDLDTIRGDSTPASAGMDISNGESCWAVPDNVSVRCEKDLSSSGREAENGDSQDMDIDHCESSSSPAEDIEIYRSNGPTTHANGTDYPVVNSGILNGKGIHIIEVDDG, encoded by the exons ATGCATGTCGCGGGAGTGAGCTTGGATCTGAATTGGTTCCTGCACTTCATATTTTCGGTGTTTATAATCGCCTTCTGTTTGCTGCACCTGGTGAAGAACACGGCCTCGAAGTACTTTGAGGTCGACGCCAGCTTCGAGGGAGGAGGTGACGGTGGTGATCGGACCCCAATTCTGGGAGCGCTCATGGAGGATCCGGTTTGTGTCGTCTGTGGGAATTCCGGTTCCAGGAGGTGCTCTCGCTGCAAGGCCGTTAGATACTG CTCATCGAAATGCCAAGAAAAACATTGGAAGTTGGGACATAAGACAGAATGCAAGGACTTTCAACCATCTGGCAGAGTGAATTCAGCTCAGAACACATTGAGTAATAGGAGATTTAAAACTTCTGGTGTTGGGGGCAAAACATTCCCTGGACTTGCACTTGTTCCTGCTCATGGAATCTCTAAGCGTATCAAGAAGCCGAAAGAG ATTCTTTTTTCCTATGATGAATTTGTTGAACTTTTCAATTGGGACAAGCCAGGGTTTCCTCCTTGCGGACTCTTAAATTGTGGAAACAG TTGCTTTGCCAATGTGGTTCTACAGTGTCTTTCATCCACTCGACCGCTTGTTGCCTACTTGTTAGAGAAGGGCCATCGGAGGGAAT GCATACGTGAAGACTGGTGCTTCCTTTGTGAATTCCAAATCCATCTTCAAAGAGCAAGCCAAAGTTTGCAGTCCTTTTCACCAACCAACATTATCTCTAGATTACAAAATATTGGTGGTAATCTTGGCTATGGGAGGCAGGAGGATGCTCATGAATTCATGAG gtTTGCCATTGATACAATGCAGTCTGTCTGTCTTGGTGAGTTTGGTGGAGAGAAAGCTGTGCATCCAAGCTCTCAAGAGACAACGTTAATTCAACATATATTTGGTGGCCAGCTACAATCTCAG GTGATTTGTACAAAATGCGAAAATATATCAAATCAATACGAAAATATGATGGATTTAACTGTTGAGATTCATGGGGATGCTTCATCATTGGAGGAGTGTCTAGATCAATTCACCATCAAGGAGTGGCTTGATGGCGATAATATGTATAAATGCGATGG GTGCAATGACTATGTCAAGGCTTGGAAACGTCTTACTGTTAAACGCGCTCCAAATATACTCACAATTGCCTTGAAGAGATTTCAG AGTGGACGGTTTGGGAAAATTAACAAGAGAGTAACATTTCCTGAAACATTAGATCTTAACCCCTACATGAGTGAAGCGGGAGACAGTACAAATATCTATAAGCTTTATGCCGTTGTGGTCCATATCGATATGCTAAATGCTTCATATTTTGGACACTATATCTGTTATACCAAGGATTTCAGCGGAAACTGGTACAAAATCGACGACAGTAAG GTTGCGACTGTAAATTTGGAAGAGGTACTTTCCCAGGGAGCATATATGCTATTATATAGCAG GGTGCAGCCACGAGCATCATGCCTAAGGACCGAACCtccaaagaaaaaggaggaaatGATGAATGGTGAAGTAGAGCCTTGCCAAAAGAAACAACTTGAATGTTCCGTCGCCAAGTCTGCAGATCCTACACACAATTCTGGGTCTGTGCCATCTGACACAAGTTTGCCGCCACAGATTCCAAGCTGTACAACAGACTCAGCTGCTGTAATCCACGGTGAGGTTGCAATTGAACATTCTGATAATGCGGATCTCAAGCTTAAATTACTTCCAACTGTTTCAAAAGAGGTTTGCATAGTTGAAAATGGTACTGTTAATTCCCCATCTCGTCCATCTGTTTCAAGGGAGATTTCTATCTGCGAGAAGGACCCTGCTGGTGAATTGGATTTGGATACTATAAGAGGTGATTCAACTCCAGCTTCAGCTGGTATGGATATATCTAATGGTGAGTCATGTTGGGCTGTTCCGGACAATGTATCAGTGCGCTGCGAGAAGGATCTGTCTTCTTCAGGTCGTGAAGCTGAAAATGGCGATTCCCAAGATATGGATATCGATCATTGTGAGTCAAGTTCATCCCCTGCAGAGGACATTGAAATTTACCGGAGCAATGGGCCGACGACTCATGCAAATGGAACTGATTATCCGGTTGTGAATTCTGGTATTCTGAATGGGAAAGGAATCCACATAATAGAAGTAGATGACGGCTAA
- the LOC137717534 gene encoding F-box only protein 13-like has product MEHNNSPAFKMNRKRKSQEQDDGFSNTFYMDEVNEDLLERVLSRLPTSTFFRLTSVCKRWKSVASSPSFKLACSQIPSRDPWFFMVDPLLNRSIVFDSAERSWKKLNHPPLLQTKSNCNSMPVSASGGLICFRNSQGNFIVSNPVTGVCNEHPPLDPSLQNLTFHAIVMSSSPKYDQSSYRLVVVFGELPNLSFRVYNSCTACWEEETALRKNFEDDDSTESDSTDDNAVYFLSRAGNVVATNMQRSPSKQYSSVITSKKGEETVYFLSSSGSVVACNLTTKCFSEYPRLLPVFFEYSIDLVECGGRMLVVLLSEFFESTNLRVWCYDEEARSWQQIAAMPPAMSHEWYGKSVDINCVGAGNQILICLSSAEISSCVLCDLTANDWIELPKCFVDGESIKFLSAFSFEPRIEASV; this is encoded by the coding sequence ATGGAGCACAACAATTCCCCAGCTTTTAAGATGAATCGGAAGAGAAAATCCCAAGAACAAGATGATGGCTTTTCAAACACATTTTATATGGATGAGGTTAACGAAGACCTTCTTGAAAGGGTGCTTTCGAGGCTACCAACATCTACATTCTTCCGCCTTACTTCAGTATGCAAAAGATGGAAATCAGTTGCATCTTCTCCCAGTTTCAAGCTTGCCTGCTCTCAGATTCCTTCTCGGGATCCTTGGTTTTTCATGGTCGATCCCCTTCTTAACCGGTCTATTGTCTTTGACTCCGCTGAAAGAAGCTGGAAGAAACTCAATCATCCGCCTCTCCTCCAGACAAAATCCAACTGCAATTCCATGCCTGTTTCAGCTTCTGGTGGCTTGATCTGTTTCCGCAATTCACAGGGCAACTTCATTGTATCCAACCCTGTGACAGGGGTTTGCAACGAACACCCTCCGCTGGATCCATCCTTACAAAATCTCACATTCCATGCCATTGTGATGAGCTCAAGTCCCAAGTATGATCAATCATCTTACAGGCTTGTTGTTGTCTTTGGCGAGCTTCCAAATTTGTCCTTCCGAGTGTATAACTCATGCACTGCCTGTTGGGAAGAAGAGACTGCATTGCGTAAAAACTTCGAGGATGATGATTCTACAGAATCCGACTCAACCGATGACAATGCTGTTTACTTCCTTAGCAGGGCTGGAAATGTAGTGGCAACCAACATGCAAAGAAGCCCATCCAAGCAATACTCATCCGTAATCACTTCCAAAAAGGGCGAGGAGACAGTCTATTTCCTCAGTTCATCAGGCTCAGTTGTGGCCTGCAACCTGACCACCAAGTGCTTCTCCGAGTACCCCAGGCTACTCCCCGTCTTCTTCGAGTACTCCATCGACTTGGTAGAATGCGGAGGCAGAATGCTGGTGGTTCTTCTCTCAGAATTCTTTGAAAGCACGAACCTCAGGGTGTGGTGCTACGATGAGGAAGCTCGATCGTGGCAACAAATCGCAGCAATGCCTCCGGCGATGTCACACGAGTGGTACGGCAAGAGTGTGGACATAAACTGTGTTGGTGCCGGTAACCAGATACTGATCTGCTTAAGCTCTGCCGAGATTTCAAGCTGTGTTCTGTGTGATTTGACCGCCAATGATTGGATTGAATTGCCCAAATGTTTTGTGGATGGTGAATCCATCAAGTTCTTGTCTGCCTTCTCATTTGAGCCAAGGATCGAGGCTTCTGTGTGA
- the LOC137740851 gene encoding E3 ubiquitin-protein ligase AIP2, which produces MEFKFKDEKNLEQRLEELHKDVSRKQKFEDAVAALNSLLRDHYSSASPSLRKLFYGVVCRVATVLKTRYTSLGFWAAGLALFQLAHSLVSDPSEKAHLLACIDEARQVVHHENDPPQPSSSPNQGYLFEGHLTVDREPPQPQWLVQSNLLTAAMAAGSSSESGPGNEENSESAVNLLQSLIDNLDSVLPPGVLDDVRAAPRVPPASKQVVASLPVVTITEEVLKKLGEDADCCICKENLVVNDKMQELPCKHTFHPPCLKPWLDEHNSCPICRHELQTDDHAYESWKEREKEAEEDRKGAANAIRGGEYMYV; this is translated from the exons ATGGAGTTCAAGTTCAAAGACGAAAAGAATTTGGAGCAGCGATTGGAGGAGCTCCACAAGGACGTTTCGAGGAAGCAGAAATTCGAAGACGCCGTCGCCGCCCTGAATTCGCTGCTCCGCGACCACTACTCCTCCGCCTCTCCGTCCCTCCGGAAACTGTTCTACGGCGTCGTTTGCAGAGTCGCTACCGTGTTGAAGACCCGGTACACCTCGCTGGGTTTCTGGGCCGCCGGACTCGCCCTCTTTCAGCTCGCCCATTCCCTCGTCTCCGACCCCTCCGAGAAGGCCCACTTGCTCGCTTGCATCGATGAGGCACGACAGGTCGTTCATCATGAAAACGACCCCCCGCAGCCGTCGTCTTCTCCAAATCAAG GATATTTGTTTGAGGGGCATTTGACGGTGGATCGGGAGCCGCCGCAACCGCAGTGGCTGGTGCAGTCGAATCTATTGACGGCGGCCATGGCGGCGGGGTCGTCTTCTGAGTCGGGTCCCGGAAACGAAGAGAACTCGGAAAGCGCGGTGAATCTGCTTCAGTCACTCATCGACAACCTCGACAGCGTTTTGCCGCCGGGGGTTTTGGATGACGTGAGGGCGGCTCCAAGGGTCCCGCCTGCGAGCAAACAGGTGGTGGCCAGTCTTCCGGTAGTCACGATCACGGAGGAAGTGTTGAAGAAGCTCGGAGAGGACGCGGACTGCTGCATTTGTAAGGAGAACTTGGTTGTCAATGACAAGATGCAGGAGTTGCCCTGCAAGCACACTTTCCACCCTCCTTGCCTAAAGCCATGGCTG GATGAGCACAATTCTTGTCCGATATGCCGGCATGAGCTGCAGACGGATGATCATGCGTACGAGAGCTGgaaggagagggagaaggaGGCCGAAGAAGACAGAAAAGGGGCTGCGAATGCGATTCGTGGTGgtgaatatatgtatgtttaa